The DNA region TGGCTAGGAATATTTACAAATTTGCCTATAAGAATGTGTTCACCCATCACTACTGCAATCAAATGACAATGTTATAAACCTGAGTTGCCAAGACGTCAAATTCTCCACTGCCAACAACATAAAAACAGTCACCTTCACCACCCTGCAAGTATAGTTTTTGTcacactttgtgcaattataaAATCCAATTGAGGCAAGAATAAAGAGAAGTGTAACACATTCTTTTCAACAAACTCTCTCATTGGTTAGAACTCATGCGGGATCCACTAAATCATACGGGTCTCACCCCTACTTTGGTGGGTCCCAGACACAATTTGGAAGGACCCACATGAATTTTTCCCGATAAAAGAGATAATGCTGAAACGAGTGCATTGGAGAGTGTTTCTGTGTTTGCTAGCACTACTCCACAAGAGAAATTTTAATAAGATCCAGTGTAAGTTTCAGTCAAGAATAGTAAACTCCATTCAGCCAGAAAAATATACAAAAGGTAACAATGGCACTCAAGaattttcaagtttcaactaGAAAACTGACCTGTTTGACAATAATATCCCCAGGTTGTACCTCAACTCTTTGCATGCAATCCAATAAAACATGACACTGAGAATCAGTAAGCTTCCGGAAGAGAAAATGATCATGCAATGCCTGTTCTATGTGTGCCTGTGGCAGATGAAGATGAAGCACAATCAAGGTTCACAATTCATGAACTTCTCAATGGGAGAAATTAAATTTACGAATTTATACTAACATAACAATGTTATTATCAATGTcaagtaaaaaggaaaaattgagGAGCTAACTCAATTGTAAAGGCAAAGTTAAATTAGGGTTTACTTCTTCCTCCCATGTCTTTCGGTGGGCTGAAGATGGAGGAATCCATGTTTGTCCATTCTCTAGGGAACTTTCAATTGCTCTGATGCGTGCCCTTGACAAGTCATGCCTTACACGAGGGTTCCTAGCATTCCAGCCAAAGGTGGAAGGGGATTCAGATCCTGTCACCTCTACAACTTGAGGCATGGTGGTTGCGAAAACATTACCATAACTTGCTGACTGACCAACAGCAggctgaattaaataaataaaaaactaggTTATTTACTAAAAATGAAAAAGGGGAATGAATATTTCTAGGAAATAGAATACAAGAATAGAAGCGGGATCATACTTCAGTCAGCCCATTTACGTGCACAATGATGACTGTAATATCATCTGTACGAGTTTCATACTGTAGCCAAAGTCGATAAGATTCTGCCACTATTGCAGCACAAGCATCACGGGGATCTTTGAACTTTGCAACCTGAAAGCATAATGGCAAATTAAGAGATGAAACATTTGACTCAAATTGAATGGCAGATGAAATCTAGGTTCATTTAGATGCTTTGCATTAAATTTACAGAACTTAGTTGTTCTACAGCCAAATGCACATGGTCATCCATATGTATCATTATCTGAACCATAAGGTTAGCCTTATGCTTAAATTTGAATTTCGGAAAGATGGGTTGGAAGTAACTGATGTCTCCATCTAGTCTGTATCCAACCTTTTATGAACAAAGCATCTCACTAGAGAGAAAATACCCGTACACCAACATAGTGGTAGGGCTTATGTTTTATTTCCTTATACATCCTACATGAATGAGAATGATTTGCTAGATAAAAAAATCCTCATATAGTCATATAGCTCTGAATTACCAAAAGCAAAACATTAAGTTTACAATTAATTCTTACACGTTTCAATTATTAGATGTACAGGCTAAATTTAGAGCATAACCCATGAATTGTGATTAGTTGGGAACAAaagtaaaaattataaaattcaacaatttagagactaaaatcaatgaaattcCAATTCTTGTCGGGTTGTTGCATAATTGCACCCTCCCAAAAAATCACTAGTTTCGCTTCAAAACAACTTTGATCACTAAATGGTAACCTTGGACTCATTTGGACAGTACCTTCAATTCGGAAAATCCCAATTGTGCTTAAAACAGAAATGGCTTCAATTGCTTTCCCtcattttgtaaaataaaataaaataaacatgatTAATTTTGTAAATTATGACCAAAAAGTGATAATTCTGAACAATGCCCCCACATAAAcagtttcattcactcatggTTTTGCACATAGGAGGGATACTAAAATGTTTTAGCACTGTGCTCCTTAAGCTTCAGTCTAGTGTACTTCACTGGAGCACAATTCCAGAAATGTTAGCAGTGAATTTCCTTTAACATTCCTTTTATGGGACAATCTTGTTTCCCTTAGTTTCCTAGAAGATTTATTATGCTCATGGGTGACTTTTCTATTAAAAAAGTCACTCATTGCATAATTGTTTGTAAGAGAGAATTCCTAATTCCTTATTTCAAGTATGTCAATTATTCCCATTAGTGATTGCTACTGAAATGTGATAATAATAACGTTGCCACTAACTTGCCTTTTCAGCAGACCCAAAAGCAAATCTAACAATAGAAAGAGTAAAAGGCAAGAATATATGCTCTTGCATAATACTAATCCTGATTTAAAAGGAAgggagagaaaggaagaagcaTAATAAAGACTTTACCATTTCAACCACTGTCTGGCTAGAGAGAAACTCAAACACCCCATCACTGGCAAGCACAAAAAAAGGGTGGTTCTGTGTGAGCTCAAAGACAACAATCTCAGGGTTAGCAACAACCCCAATAGTCTCAGCAATAGAATCCCCTATGCTCCTTGTAAAAGCGGTACCCGGGTACATTCCATTAGGCACCCACAACCTAGGAGgatcaccatcatcatcctcttcagTCCCCCAACACTGAACATCAGGGTCCTTCAGCCCTTCAATCTGATCCAATGTAAGCACTCTAGCTCCACAAAGCTTCACCCTCTCAAGCTCATCATTCCTAAAAGGAGTCTGATCAACAGACAAATCAACCGCCACAATATCCTTCCCTCTCCTCTCAGCAATCACAGCCCTCGAATCCCCGCAATTCGCAACATACATCGTCTTCCCCCTCACCAACACCGTGATCGCCGTAGTACCACTCATACTATCATCCAAAACATCAGCATGAAGCTGCGAATTCGTGGTCAAGAAAGCAGCATGACAAGCCTCCACAGCATCAACATGAAGCTTAGAATTCCTCAGCAAATTCTCACACACCTTCTGCTTCACAAACTGCGAACACAACGCTCCGAATTCACCATGCCCATCAAAAACACCAAAGAAATTGTCCTCAGGGTTAGTCCCAAATGGGGTATGAATGCAGAAACTGTCCTGGTTAGCCTTATCAAGGGCATCAGGGTAGTAACCACGCTGAGACAAGAAAGAGTAACGCAATTCAAAGTTGTTTGAAGGAACCTTCACTACTCTTGAACCATCAGGGGGAAGAAACTGAGCTGAAACCCTAGCAAGCCTTCTGATTCCAGCTTCAGGGTCTCTGGTCAAGCTCAATTGGTTCAACTGGTCTCTGATTTCACCTTCCTGAACATCAGAAGAAGCTTCTGAGAACTCAGCAGCTTCACCTATGGCAGTTCTCACAACTGGGTCACCATTGACGCTTGAGCCTCTGCAAGTGTCACCAATGCATACCCTTGAATAAATGCAACCCATTTCGAAAAATTTGAACTTGGACAATACCCAGATTCCAGAATTGGCATCAAGCTTTGTTCTTCTggttcttgttcttgttcttgctCAACTGTGAAGTTTGAAGTTTTATGGGGTGTGACTCAATCTTCAATTATTGGGAGAAAAATGAGGTATTGGATGAGGGATAGCCACGGATTCTTGAAAAGAAATGAGCTTTTTCACTTGGGTTGGAGACTAAtggtgaaagaagaaaaagtgatttttttgaagaaaaagtgattttttttgaaagttaagtAGTTAAATGTGATGTAAAGTGATGTTGTTTTTGGTGGCGGCTAGAAAGGTGGAATGAATTGACGAGAGAAGCAATTTTGGAAAGGGGGTaaagatgatggtgatgagggTGAG from Lotus japonicus ecotype B-129 chromosome 2, LjGifu_v1.2 includes:
- the LOC130739003 gene encoding protein phosphatase 2C and cyclic nucleotide-binding/kinase domain-containing protein isoform X2, whose translation is MGCIYSRVCIGDTCRGSSVNGDPVVRTAIGEAAEFSEASSDVQEGEIRDQLNQLSLTRDPEAGIRRLARVSAQFLPPDGSRVVKVPSNNFELRYSFLSQRGYYPDALDKANQDSFCIHTPFGTNPEDNFFGVFDGHGEFGALCSQFVKQKVCENLLRNSKLHVDAVEACHAAFLTTNSQLHADVLDDSMSGTTAITVLVRGKTMYVANCGDSRAVIAERRGKDIVAVDLSVDQTPFRNDELERVKLCGARVLTLDQIEGLKDPDVQCWGTEEDDDGDPPRLWVPNGMYPGTAFTRSIGDSIAETIGVVANPEIVVFELTQNHPFFVLASDGVFEFLSSQTVVEMVAKFKDPRDACAAIVAESYRLWLQYETRTDDITVIIVHVNGLTEPAVGQSASYGNVFATTMPQVVEVTGSESPSTFGWNARNPRVRHDLSRARIRAIESSLENGQTWIPPSSAHRKTWEEEAHIEQALHDHFLFRKLTDSQCHVLLDCMQRVEVQPGDIIVKQGGEGDCFYVVGSGEFDVLATQEEKDGEVPRVLQRYTAEKLSCFGELALMYNKPLQASVRAVTEGTLWALKREDFRGILMSEFSNLSSLKLLRSVDLLSRLSILQLSQISDSLSEVPFSSGQTIIDKYVFAE